One Bradyrhizobium zhanjiangense DNA segment encodes these proteins:
- a CDS encoding mechanosensitive ion channel domain-containing protein gives MSHKLAPALLAALFLAISSLCGARAETPAASSVAALSPDEAKRALETLQDDKKRAQMIDTLRVIANVSGQQQPAPAAPEQKSPIPLSADGLGAQLLLTVSEEIGAISSEIASMARTLTHFPTFYYWIMRTANDPVAYNLLIEIAWKLALVLGCALSAEWVMFRLIRRPVAFLEGRVPQTARLPAQALPIADPPSSVADVTSAPELNKRHHSLVRVWQVLLRLPFVLGRLVLELLPVVVLVGIATALLGTEIGEPTTVRLVILAVINAYAFSRGLICVIRALAGPFGLFPVRAETAAYIEIWARRIVGVGVSGIAFANVALLLGLHRAGYAALLRMVMLIVHLFIVVIILQCRRQVAEAIRAPADRQGIAARLRNRIAGGWHYLAIALDLALWAVWALNIRNGYSLLLQYFVGTVVVVLITRVAIMLTLSLIDRGFRIKPEILQRFPGLEIRANRYLPLLRKIVSGVIAFIGFVAVLEVWGVDAIVWFYGGQIGSRLISALVTIGLAVFIAAAIWEASNALLDRQINALSRDGHYARAARLRTFQPMLRTALLCLIATVVGLTALSEIGVNVAPLLAGAGIVGIAIGFGSQKLVQDLITGLFLLLENTVQVGDNVSVSGLSGVVENVSIRTIRLRAGDGAVHIVPFSAVTTITNASRGAGNASVSVNVAYKEDTDRAGQILKDIVEEMRREPEFRALIRGDLELWGIDKVDGAMVSIVGQIRCTEAGRWPVQREFNRRMKLRFQQSGIEVASATQTILMQIAPPADGAANLTPRRAAG, from the coding sequence GTGTCGCATAAGCTTGCCCCGGCGCTCCTCGCCGCTCTCTTCCTCGCGATCTCATCTCTCTGCGGCGCCCGCGCCGAGACGCCGGCCGCGAGCAGTGTGGCCGCGCTGTCGCCTGACGAGGCCAAGCGTGCGCTGGAGACGCTGCAGGACGACAAGAAGCGTGCGCAGATGATCGATACGCTGCGCGTGATCGCGAATGTGTCCGGTCAGCAGCAGCCTGCACCCGCTGCGCCGGAGCAGAAATCGCCGATCCCGCTCTCGGCCGACGGCCTCGGTGCGCAGCTCCTGCTCACGGTGTCGGAGGAGATCGGTGCGATCTCGAGCGAGATCGCCAGCATGGCGCGGACGCTCACGCATTTTCCGACGTTCTATTACTGGATCATGCGGACCGCGAACGATCCCGTCGCCTACAATCTTCTGATCGAGATCGCCTGGAAGCTGGCGCTGGTGCTCGGTTGCGCCCTTTCGGCCGAATGGGTCATGTTCCGCCTGATCCGGCGGCCGGTCGCCTTCCTGGAAGGGCGCGTGCCGCAGACTGCGCGCTTGCCGGCACAGGCCCTGCCGATCGCCGATCCGCCGTCATCGGTAGCCGATGTCACCTCCGCGCCCGAACTGAACAAGCGCCACCACAGTCTGGTAAGGGTCTGGCAGGTCCTGCTGCGGCTGCCCTTCGTGCTGGGACGCCTCGTGCTCGAACTGCTGCCGGTGGTCGTCTTGGTGGGGATCGCCACGGCGCTGCTCGGGACCGAGATCGGCGAGCCCACGACCGTTCGCCTCGTGATCCTCGCTGTCATCAACGCCTATGCGTTCTCCCGCGGACTCATCTGCGTGATCCGGGCGCTGGCGGGACCGTTCGGCCTGTTTCCGGTTCGGGCCGAGACCGCAGCCTATATCGAGATCTGGGCGCGCCGCATCGTCGGCGTCGGTGTATCCGGCATCGCCTTCGCCAATGTGGCGCTGCTGCTCGGCCTGCATCGCGCCGGTTACGCTGCGCTGCTGCGCATGGTGATGCTGATCGTGCACCTCTTCATCGTCGTCATCATCTTGCAATGCCGCCGCCAGGTCGCCGAAGCCATCCGCGCGCCGGCCGATCGGCAGGGCATCGCGGCTCGTCTGCGCAACCGCATCGCCGGCGGCTGGCACTATCTTGCCATCGCGCTCGATCTCGCGCTGTGGGCCGTGTGGGCGCTCAACATCCGCAACGGCTATTCGCTGCTCTTGCAGTATTTCGTCGGGACGGTCGTGGTGGTGCTGATCACGCGCGTCGCCATCATGCTGACGCTGAGCCTGATCGACCGCGGCTTCCGCATCAAGCCGGAGATCCTCCAGCGCTTTCCCGGTCTCGAGATCCGCGCCAACCGCTATCTGCCGCTGCTGCGCAAGATCGTATCTGGCGTGATCGCCTTCATCGGCTTCGTGGCGGTGCTAGAAGTCTGGGGCGTGGACGCGATCGTCTGGTTCTATGGCGGTCAGATTGGCAGCCGGCTGATCTCGGCCTTGGTGACGATCGGGCTCGCCGTGTTCATCGCGGCCGCGATCTGGGAAGCCAGCAACGCGCTGCTGGACCGCCAGATCAATGCGCTGTCCCGGGACGGCCATTATGCCCGCGCCGCTCGCTTACGCACCTTCCAACCGATGCTGCGGACGGCGCTGCTCTGCCTGATCGCCACCGTCGTCGGCCTTACCGCGCTGAGCGAGATCGGCGTCAATGTCGCCCCGCTGCTCGCGGGCGCCGGCATCGTCGGCATTGCCATCGGCTTCGGTTCGCAGAAGCTGGTGCAGGACCTCATCACGGGTCTGTTCCTGCTCCTGGAGAACACGGTGCAGGTCGGCGACAATGTCAGCGTCTCAGGGTTGTCAGGCGTGGTGGAGAACGTCTCGATCCGCACCATCCGCCTGCGCGCCGGCGATGGCGCCGTGCACATCGTGCCGTTCAGCGCGGTCACGACCATCACCAATGCCAGCCGCGGCGCCGGCAACGCCTCCGTCAGCGTCAACGTCGCCTACAAGGAAGACACCGATCGCGCCGGGCAGATCCTCAAGGACATCGTGGAGGAGATGCGCCGCGAACCGGAATTCCGTGCATTGATCCGCGGTGACCTCGAGCTCTGGGGTATCGATAAGGTCGATGGCGCAATGGTGTCGATCGTCGGCCAGATCCGCTGCACCGAGGCCGGCCGCTGGCCGGTCCAGCGCGAATTTAACCGCCGCATGAAACTGCGCTTCCAGCAGAGCGGCATCGAGGTCGCCTCCGCCACCCAGACCATCTTGATGCAGATCGCGCCACCGGCCGACGGCGCCGCCAATCTGACGCCAAGGCGGGCGGCCGGATAG
- a CDS encoding patatin-like phospholipase family protein — protein MTANGTANRKNVNFALQGGGAHGAFVWGVLDQVLEDGRLAIEAISATSAGAMNAVAMASGMANGGAEAARQSLHAFWYEVSRMDLAYDLLSPLNQWIQALKLPPEYHPVHAFIHTLTHTLPPNLLNPFNFNPLRALLQRVIDFDRLNSSPEAPELFLNATNVRTGKIKVFQSPFLSAETVLASACLPPYFQAVEIDGEHYWDGGYLGNPAIFPLIYRKGSHDVIIVQVTAIRRDELPTSAADVLHRINEISFNSSLMREMRAIAFATRLIDDGELDSDRHSRMYMHWIGNDQLMSQLGTATQFHPEWSLLCRLRDEGREAARSWLARNFDRVGKSSTVDLTDMFL, from the coding sequence GTGACAGCCAACGGGACCGCGAACCGCAAGAACGTCAACTTCGCGCTGCAGGGCGGCGGCGCGCACGGCGCCTTCGTCTGGGGCGTGCTCGACCAGGTGCTCGAGGATGGCCGGCTCGCGATCGAGGCGATCAGCGCCACCAGTGCCGGCGCGATGAATGCGGTGGCGATGGCCTCCGGCATGGCGAACGGAGGCGCGGAGGCGGCGCGGCAGAGCCTGCACGCATTCTGGTACGAAGTGTCGCGCATGGACTTGGCGTACGATTTGCTCTCGCCGCTAAACCAGTGGATCCAGGCCCTGAAGCTGCCGCCGGAATATCATCCGGTCCATGCCTTCATCCACACGCTGACGCACACGCTGCCGCCGAACCTGCTCAATCCCTTCAACTTCAATCCGCTCCGCGCGCTGCTGCAGCGCGTGATCGATTTCGACCGGCTCAACTCCTCGCCCGAGGCGCCAGAGCTGTTTCTCAACGCCACCAACGTCCGCACCGGCAAGATCAAGGTGTTCCAGAGCCCGTTTCTCAGCGCGGAAACCGTGCTCGCCTCGGCTTGCCTGCCGCCCTATTTTCAGGCCGTCGAGATCGACGGCGAGCATTATTGGGATGGCGGCTATCTCGGCAATCCCGCGATCTTTCCGCTGATCTACCGCAAGGGCAGTCACGACGTCATCATCGTGCAGGTCACGGCGATCCGGCGCGATGAGCTGCCGACCAGCGCGGCCGATGTCCTCCACCGCATCAACGAGATCAGCTTCAATTCGTCCTTGATGCGCGAGATGCGCGCGATCGCCTTCGCCACACGGCTGATCGACGACGGCGAGCTCGACAGCGACAGGCACAGCCGCATGTACATGCACTGGATCGGCAACGATCAGCTGATGTCGCAGCTCGGTACGGCCACGCAATTCCATCCCGAATGGAGCCTGTTGTGTCGCCTGCGCGACGAGGGCCGCGAGGCGGCGCGAAGCTGGCTGGCGCGAAACTTCGACCGGGTCGGAAAGTCCTCGACGGTCGACCTGACAGACATGTTTCTCTAG
- a CDS encoding polyphosphate kinase 2 family protein gives MSKKPSKSIADQLDRYITPFRYDGSGKFHLKDHKTDEKGDLDKETAQEILDANKKRLIAFQEKLYAQDRWSLLIVFQAMDAGGKDSAIKAIFEGINPQGCEVRAFKAPNSKELDHDFLWRHVVALPERGHIGIFNRSHYEECLVTRVHPEILAKEKLPAKLVTKNIWKERFEDISAFERYLGRNGTVVLKFFLNVSREEQRQRFLDRLEEPAKQWKFSMDDIKERALWPRYQAVYQDIVRHTSTPHAPWYVVPADHKWFARVVIGSVINAALEKLDLRFPRADRASLQEFEQVRMALEKEGTGGRKRAK, from the coding sequence ATGAGCAAGAAGCCGTCCAAATCGATCGCCGACCAGCTCGACCGTTACATCACGCCGTTCCGTTACGACGGATCCGGCAAGTTTCACCTCAAGGACCACAAGACCGACGAGAAGGGCGATCTCGACAAGGAGACGGCGCAGGAGATCCTCGATGCCAACAAGAAGCGGCTGATCGCGTTTCAGGAGAAGCTCTACGCCCAGGACCGCTGGTCGCTCCTGATCGTATTCCAGGCTATGGACGCCGGCGGCAAGGACAGTGCGATCAAGGCGATCTTCGAGGGCATCAATCCGCAGGGCTGCGAGGTCCGTGCCTTCAAGGCGCCGAACAGCAAGGAGCTCGACCACGACTTCCTCTGGCGCCACGTGGTCGCGCTGCCGGAGCGCGGCCATATCGGCATCTTCAACCGCTCCCATTACGAGGAATGCCTGGTGACGCGGGTGCATCCGGAGATCCTCGCCAAGGAGAAGCTGCCGGCAAAGCTCGTCACCAAGAACATCTGGAAGGAGCGGTTCGAGGACATCTCCGCCTTCGAGCGCTATCTCGGCCGCAACGGCACCGTGGTGCTGAAGTTCTTCCTCAACGTCTCCAGGGAGGAGCAGCGCCAGCGCTTCCTCGACCGGCTGGAAGAGCCGGCCAAGCAGTGGAAGTTCTCGATGGATGACATCAAGGAGCGCGCGCTGTGGCCGCGCTACCAGGCGGTCTATCAGGACATCGTCCGCCACACGTCGACACCACATGCGCCGTGGTACGTCGTGCCTGCCGACCATAAATGGTTCGCCCGCGTCGTGATCGGCTCGGTGATCAATGCAGCGCTCGAAAAGCTGGACCTGCGCTTTCCGCGTGCCGACAGGGCCTCGCTGCAGGAATTCGAGCAAGTGCGCATGGCGCTGGAGAAAGAAGGGACAGGAGGCAGGAAGCGGGCAAAGTGA
- a CDS encoding branched-chain amino acid ABC transporter permease: MQAFLDVFDIYLLEAVINGILLGGVLALLALGLNLIFGVIDVTWICYAELVMIGMYAMYFMVQYYGVSYFIAAPFTVLLVALLGAALHYLVIAPLLTAPPINQLLATGGVLFVLQSFATVAFGIDFRNLGIRLPVLAFGDMNFSYARLLSFVAALVGMVAVYLFMTRTFTGTAIRAISQDRQIMALMGVDAKRIYLITSALGGALAGLAACLLVLQYDVHPFVGLSFGPITFLICVLGGLGNFIGGFIASFLFAEIISLGGLFSDLEWGYVLAFAFFIVMMFIRPAGLLARRR, translated from the coding sequence ATGCAGGCATTTCTGGACGTCTTCGACATTTATCTGCTGGAGGCCGTGATCAACGGCATCCTGCTCGGCGGCGTGCTGGCGTTGCTTGCGCTCGGTCTCAACCTGATCTTCGGCGTCATTGACGTGACCTGGATCTGCTATGCCGAGCTCGTGATGATCGGCATGTACGCCATGTACTTTATGGTGCAGTATTACGGGGTCAGCTATTTCATCGCCGCTCCCTTTACCGTCCTGCTGGTCGCGCTCCTCGGGGCGGCGCTGCACTACCTCGTGATCGCGCCGCTGCTCACGGCACCGCCGATCAATCAGTTGCTCGCGACCGGCGGCGTGCTGTTCGTGCTGCAGAGCTTTGCCACCGTCGCCTTCGGCATCGACTTCCGCAACCTCGGCATCCGCCTGCCGGTGCTCGCCTTCGGCGACATGAATTTCAGCTACGCACGGCTGCTGTCCTTCGTGGCGGCACTGGTCGGCATGGTCGCGGTCTATCTGTTCATGACGCGAACCTTCACCGGCACCGCGATCCGCGCCATTTCGCAGGACCGACAGATCATGGCGCTGATGGGCGTCGACGCCAAGCGGATCTATCTCATCACGTCCGCGCTCGGCGGTGCGCTGGCCGGGCTGGCGGCCTGCCTCCTGGTGCTGCAGTATGACGTGCATCCCTTCGTCGGCCTCTCCTTCGGACCGATCACCTTCCTGATCTGCGTGCTCGGGGGCTTAGGCAATTTCATCGGCGGCTTCATCGCCTCGTTCCTGTTCGCCGAGATCATCTCGCTCGGCGGCCTGTTCTCTGATCTCGAATGGGGCTATGTGCTCGCCTTCGCCTTCTTCATCGTCATGATGTTCATCCGGCCCGCAGGGCTCCTGGCGAGGCGCCGATGA
- a CDS encoding ABC transporter ATP-binding protein, translating into MLELRGVNAGYGTFQALFDVNLDVKAGEAVGVIGPNGAGKTTLMRIISGLIRPSRGSIKMEGIDVVATPSHKIVSLGIAHVPENRRLFPRLSVDDNLKMGAFMKEARARYAERLDVVFDLFPRLKERRHQMAGTMSGGEQQMCAIGRAMMSNPKLLLLDEPSAGLAPVVVQQVFELVKRIRASGLTVLIVEQNVQQVLKVVDRAYLIEAGTIRASGTSAEMLASDTVKEAYLGV; encoded by the coding sequence ATGCTGGAACTCCGCGGCGTCAATGCCGGCTATGGCACGTTCCAGGCGCTGTTCGATGTCAATCTCGACGTCAAGGCCGGCGAGGCCGTCGGCGTCATCGGGCCCAACGGCGCCGGCAAGACCACCTTGATGCGCATCATCTCCGGCCTGATCCGGCCGTCGCGAGGCTCGATCAAAATGGAGGGCATCGACGTCGTGGCGACGCCGTCGCACAAGATCGTCAGCCTCGGCATTGCGCATGTGCCGGAGAACCGCCGGCTGTTTCCGCGGCTTTCGGTCGACGATAATCTCAAGATGGGCGCCTTCATGAAGGAGGCGCGCGCCCGCTATGCCGAGCGGCTCGACGTCGTGTTCGATCTGTTTCCGCGCCTGAAGGAGCGACGCCACCAGATGGCCGGCACCATGTCGGGCGGCGAGCAGCAGATGTGCGCGATCGGCCGCGCGATGATGTCCAATCCGAAACTCCTGCTGCTCGACGAGCCGTCGGCAGGCCTCGCGCCGGTCGTGGTGCAGCAGGTGTTCGAGCTGGTGAAGCGAATCCGTGCCAGCGGCCTGACCGTGCTGATCGTCGAGCAGAACGTGCAGCAGGTGCTGAAAGTGGTCGATCGCGCCTATCTGATCGAGGCGGGCACGATCCGCGCCTCCGGCACCTCGGCCGAGATGCTGGCGAGCGACACGGTCAAGGAAGCGTATCTCGGGGTGTGA
- a CDS encoding ABC transporter ATP-binding protein → MLEVSGLVKRFGGFTAVNNVSFRVDQGEILGLIGPNGSGKSTIFNMLSGTLVPSSGSILFAGHEIAGLAPHRIINRGIGRTFQIPRPFRRLTIFENVALAGFYGQGRHSRVKAEEAAERSLAMVGLPTDRHASVDGLGAAGLKKLELAKALATAPKLLLADESLGGLDEAEMDQAADMLRNIRDELGITIIWVEHIMGVLMRVVDRVMVLDHGEKISEGLPSAVAGDPRVIEVYLGTDAETTQAAAAEARRRAGG, encoded by the coding sequence GTGTTGGAAGTCAGCGGGCTGGTGAAGCGGTTTGGCGGCTTCACGGCCGTCAACAACGTCTCGTTCAGGGTCGACCAGGGCGAGATCCTCGGCCTGATCGGACCCAACGGTTCCGGCAAGAGCACGATCTTCAACATGCTCTCCGGCACGCTGGTGCCGAGCTCCGGATCGATCCTGTTCGCCGGGCATGAGATCGCAGGCCTTGCACCGCACCGGATCATCAACCGCGGCATCGGCCGCACCTTCCAGATTCCGCGACCCTTCCGCCGCCTGACCATCTTCGAGAATGTCGCGCTGGCCGGCTTCTACGGCCAGGGACGCCACAGTCGCGTCAAGGCCGAGGAAGCGGCCGAGCGGTCGCTGGCGATGGTCGGCCTGCCGACCGATCGCCATGCCAGTGTCGATGGCCTCGGCGCTGCCGGCTTGAAGAAGCTCGAGCTTGCGAAGGCGCTCGCCACCGCGCCGAAGCTGTTGCTCGCCGACGAAAGCCTCGGCGGCCTCGACGAGGCCGAGATGGATCAGGCCGCCGACATGCTGCGCAACATCCGCGACGAGCTCGGTATCACCATCATCTGGGTCGAGCACATCATGGGCGTGCTGATGCGCGTCGTCGATCGCGTCATGGTGCTCGATCACGGCGAGAAGATCTCGGAGGGACTGCCCAGCGCGGTTGCCGGAGACCCGCGGGTGATCGAGGTCTATCTCGGCACCGATGCCGAGACCACGCAGGCCGCGGCCGCCGAGGCGCGCCGCCGCGCGGGAGGTTAG
- a CDS encoding ABC transporter substrate-binding protein — protein MRLRMAARLIRGLLVAIAATGLAVSAQAQDQALEKKIKIGVVFDLTGPLAGGGSELNYVGAKIILDHFAKTGVEGYKIEAVYADAQSKPDIAINESVRLLEQEKVDMVLGFFSSAQCVPVAARVEQLKKFMWITTCISSAVFNEKGYKYVFRPQASGDQFGMMTMDFIAQNAKEKFGKEPKDLRVAIIHEDGAYGVDVSKGNEAGAKKAGFNVVLKEGYSATAPDLSALVTKLKRAKPDVIFHTGYNPDITLLLRQAREQGLKFGALMGHGAGYGVYEKLKEGMGADAAYIFNADPISIWLANQKTMDPKLPPVIKMVGEEFDRIKPGVAIRSAHVGIGASNTYLFMSDVLPRAIKKYGGVDPDALRKAALDTDIPEGGTMLGFGVKFYGEGTPMAGQNERSFPVVIQYIDDKSSVVWPKSQAQREAVLPLPKGTTYSNQ, from the coding sequence ATGCGCCTGCGCATGGCTGCCCGTTTGATACGTGGGCTGTTGGTCGCGATTGCAGCGACCGGCTTGGCGGTGTCCGCCCAGGCCCAAGATCAAGCCTTAGAGAAAAAGATCAAGATCGGCGTCGTCTTTGATTTGACCGGACCCCTCGCCGGCGGCGGGTCCGAGCTGAACTACGTCGGCGCAAAGATCATCCTCGATCATTTCGCCAAGACCGGTGTCGAGGGTTACAAGATCGAGGCCGTCTACGCCGACGCGCAAAGCAAGCCTGACATCGCCATCAACGAATCCGTCCGCCTGCTCGAGCAGGAGAAGGTCGACATGGTGCTCGGCTTCTTCTCCTCGGCGCAATGCGTGCCGGTCGCGGCCCGTGTCGAGCAGCTCAAGAAATTCATGTGGATCACGACCTGCATCTCGTCGGCCGTGTTCAACGAGAAGGGCTACAAATACGTGTTCCGCCCGCAAGCGAGCGGTGACCAGTTCGGCATGATGACGATGGATTTCATCGCGCAGAACGCCAAGGAGAAGTTCGGCAAGGAGCCGAAGGACCTGCGCGTCGCCATCATCCACGAGGACGGCGCCTATGGCGTCGACGTCTCCAAGGGCAATGAGGCCGGTGCGAAGAAGGCCGGCTTCAATGTCGTGCTGAAGGAAGGTTACTCGGCAACCGCGCCTGATCTCTCCGCGCTGGTGACCAAGCTGAAGCGCGCCAAGCCCGACGTCATCTTCCACACCGGCTACAACCCCGACATCACGCTGTTGCTGCGCCAGGCCCGCGAGCAGGGATTGAAGTTCGGCGCGCTGATGGGACATGGCGCCGGCTACGGCGTCTACGAGAAGCTGAAGGAAGGCATGGGCGCAGACGCCGCCTACATCTTCAACGCCGACCCGATCTCGATCTGGCTCGCCAACCAGAAGACCATGGATCCGAAGCTGCCGCCCGTGATCAAGATGGTCGGCGAGGAGTTCGACAGGATCAAGCCCGGAGTCGCGATCCGCTCGGCCCATGTCGGCATCGGCGCGTCCAACACGTATTTATTCATGAGCGACGTGCTGCCGCGCGCGATCAAGAAGTATGGCGGTGTCGATCCCGACGCGCTGCGCAAGGCGGCGCTCGACACCGACATTCCCGAGGGCGGAACCATGCTCGGCTTCGGCGTGAAGTTCTACGGTGAGGGCACGCCGATGGCCGGGCAGAACGAACGCTCCTTTCCCGTCGTGATCCAGTACATCGACGACAAGTCCTCTGTGGTGTGGCCCAAGAGCCAGGCGCAGCGCGAGGCGGTGCTGCCGCTGCCGAAAGGCACCACCTACAGCAACCAGTAG